The Alkalihalophilus pseudofirmus nucleotide sequence TGTTATTTCAACTCCTGGGGTTGCTTATTTGACAAAGGCGTTAAGCGCTGATGCTGGTGTAATGATTTCAGCTTCCCACAATCCAGTGCCTGATAACGGCATCAAATTCTTTGGTCCTGATGGCTTTAAATTGTTAGATGAGCAAGAAAAAGAAATTGAAGACCTTATTGACCAGACAGAAGATGCCCTGCCGCGTCCTGTTGGGGACGCTGTCGGGCAAGTAAATGATTATTTTGAAGGCGGACAGAAATACATTCAGTTCTTAAAGCAAACGGTTCAAGACGATTTTTCTGGCATCCATATTGCGCTTGATTGTGCTAACGGGGCAGCATCATCCCTTGCACCGCATTTATTCGCAGATCTTGAAGCGGATATTTCAACAATGGGTACCTCGCCAAACGGTATAAACATTAATGAAGACTGTGGTTCCACTCACCCAGAACACCTTGCAGAGCTTGTAGTAGAAAAGGGAGCACAAGTAGGACTGGCATTTGATGGAGATGCTGATCGTCTGATTGCAATTGATGAAAACGGGCAGATCGTTGATGGGGATCACATTATGTTCATCTGTGCGAAGTTCATGAAGGAGCAAGGCTGGCTTAATCACGGAACCGTCGTATCAACAGTAATGAGTAACCTTGGCTTCTACAAAGGCTTAGAAGAGGCTGGTATTGATACGAAGCAAACTGGTGTTGGTGATCGCTATGTGATGGAGGAAATGAGAAAGGGAGGCTACAACTTAGGTGGTGAGCAATCCGGACATATTATTTTCCTAGATCATATTACAACAGGTGATGGGATGTTATCAGCGCTTCAGCTGGTTAATATCATGAAAGTAACGGGCAAGAAGCTGTCTGAGCTGGCAAGTGAGATGGAAACATTCCCTCAAACGCTTGTAAATGTTCGTGTGACGGATAAGCATGCCGTAACGGATAATGAGAAGGTTCGTGCATCTATTGAAGCAGTAGAGGCAGATATGGCAGGAGAAGGACGTGTTCTTGTACGACCATCAGGAACGGAGCCGCTTGTTCGCGTGATGGTAGAGGCTAAAACAGAAGAAAAATGTGAACAATATGTAACAGAAATTGCTAAGGTCGTTGAAGCAGAAATGGGCTTGGCTGAGTAAAGATTATGCATGAGAGGTGAACCAAATCCACTTCTCATGCATATTTTTTTAGTATTGCAAGGTTCTCTCACTCTTTCATCTAATCTTCTAAAAATCTTCTAAAATAAGGTGTAAAAATCTTACCAATGATTGACGTTCATACATCAATCTTGTATGATAATGTTTGTATTTATAACGAGGAGGGTAGAGGTATTTTGGTAGAAATAAAAAGCGCCTGAACTACACATGGACGGAAATCTGTGTAGTTGACGAGGAGAGGGTTTATCGATTGTTCGGCGGATGCCCTCCGGTTGTAGCATGACAGCCGTTAAGTTTCTGTAAAAAACAAAGGGGTGACTCTTTGCACAAAATCAGAAACAGCATGCCACAATAATTAAAATGAAAAGAGTGGGGGCAAGTATGCCCTCTAGGTTTCTTGCCCCTGACTTCAGGAGGTAATTTATTATGTGTGGTATTGTTGGATATATTGGTACAGAAGATGCAAAAGAAATTCTATTACGTGGACTTGAAAAGCTTGAATACCGAGGCTATGACTCAGCTGGTATTGCTGTCGCAAATGGTAATGGAGTTCATGTATTTAAAGAAAAAGGGCGTATTGCTTCATTACGTGATGTAGTTGATACAACTGTAGACGGAACGGTAGGAATTGGTCATACACGTTGGGCAACGCATGGTGTACCGAGCAAGGTTAACGCTCACCCGCATCAAAGTACAACAGAACGCTATACGCTTGTTCACAACGGTGTTATTGAGAATTATGAACAGCTTAAGCGTGAGCATCTAACAAATGTAGAACTTAAAAGTGATACGGATACAGAAATCATTGTTCAATTAGTAGAGAAGTTTACAGCTGAAGGAAAATCAATTGAAGATGCTTTCCGTCAGACGCTGTCTTTAT carries:
- the glmM gene encoding phosphoglucosamine mutase, which gives rise to MGKYFGTDGVRGVANKDLTPELAFKLGRMGGYVLTKQTDKPRVVIGRDTRISGEMLESALVAGLLSIGAEVMRLGVISTPGVAYLTKALSADAGVMISASHNPVPDNGIKFFGPDGFKLLDEQEKEIEDLIDQTEDALPRPVGDAVGQVNDYFEGGQKYIQFLKQTVQDDFSGIHIALDCANGAASSLAPHLFADLEADISTMGTSPNGININEDCGSTHPEHLAELVVEKGAQVGLAFDGDADRLIAIDENGQIVDGDHIMFICAKFMKEQGWLNHGTVVSTVMSNLGFYKGLEEAGIDTKQTGVGDRYVMEEMRKGGYNLGGEQSGHIIFLDHITTGDGMLSALQLVNIMKVTGKKLSELASEMETFPQTLVNVRVTDKHAVTDNEKVRASIEAVEADMAGEGRVLVRPSGTEPLVRVMVEAKTEEKCEQYVTEIAKVVEAEMGLAE